GCGGTGGACAGCGCGGCACGCTGGATAACCTATCCGGTCGACGTGCCGGTCGGTATCATCATCGCTTTGCTGGGCGGGCCGTTTTTTATGTGGTTGTTTGTCAAACCGATGCGGAAAGGATAAATTATGGAAAACATTTCTTTCCGAATCAGTTGTTTAAATGTGGAAGCTAAAGGAAAAACCATTCTTTCGGTGGAAGAATTATCGCTGCCGAACGATTGCTGCACCGCCATCATCGGCCCCAACGGGGCGGGCAAATCTACCTTGCTGAAAGCCTTGATACGGCAAGCGGGAAAAGGCAATGTAAGCCTGTTCGGTGCCGATGTCGCTCCGCAGCTCAAGCAGGGCAAAGTGGCTTGGGTCGGCCAGCACGGGCAATACCAGATGCCGCTTACCGTGCGCGAATACATCGAGCTGGGTCGTTATCCGCATACTTTCCGCACTAATAAAGACCGCGAGCAAACCCAACGGCAAGCCGATGAATTATTGGATTATTTCGACCTTTCCGGCTTGGCGGAGAAACGCATCGGCACGCTTTCCGGCGGCGAACAGCAACGCGCCAACATCATCCGCGCACTGCTGCAAAACGCCCCGATACTGCTGCTCGACGAACCGTGCAACCATCTCGATATCCGCCACCAGCACCGTTTGATGCAATACTTAACCACACACGGCAAACATTTCAGCACGGTGATGGTGCTGCACGATTTGAACCTTGCCGCCCGTTACGCCCGCCACATTATTTTAATGAACAAAGGCAAAATCGTTTCCACCGGCAGCGTGAACGAGGTGATGCAGTCCGAACGGCTGCAAGCCGTTTACGGTTGGGAAATCCACCGGATTCAAGACGGGCAGGGCGTGTATTTCAGAATTTGAAACCATAGCTTTACCGGTAAACACAATGCCTGTCTGAAAAATATTCAGACAGGCATTTTATTTGTATAGTGAATCCGTTATAGAGCGTCCAAAACCGCATTGCCCATTTCCGTACAAGAAACGAGTTTGCAGCCTTCTTCAAAAATATCGCCGGTGCGGAAGCCTTGCTCCAGCACTTTTTGTACAGCAGCTTCCACTTGCGTCGCACGAGCCTCATCGTTCAGGCTGTAACGCAACAGCATGGCTAAAGAAAGAATGGTTGCGAGCGGATTGGCTTTATCTTGACCTGCAATATCGGGGGCGGAACCGTGCGAAGGTTCGTACAAACCTTTGCCGGTTTCGTTTAAAGATGCAGACGGCAGCATACCGATAGAGCCGGTCAGCATTGATGCCTGATCGCTCAGAATGTCGCCGAAAATATTGCCGGTGGCGATCACGTCAAACTGCTTCGGCGCGCGCACAAGCTGCATGGCGGCGTTGTCGACATACATATGCGAAAGCGCGACATCGGGATAATCTTTTGCCGTTTCGGTGAAGATTTCTTTCCACAATTCAGTGGTTTCCAGCACGTTGGCTTTATCGACCGAGCACAATTTTTTATTGCGTTTTTGTGCGGCTTCAAACGACACTTTGGCGATGCGGCGGATTTCGCTTTCGCTGTATTTCATAGTGTTGAAGCCTTCGCGCTCGCCGTTTTCCAGCGTGCGGATGCCGCGCGGTTCGCCGAAATAAATATCGCCGGTAAGTTCGCGCACAATCAGAATATCCAAGCCGGAAACCACTTCGGGTTTGAGTGTGGAAGCGTTGGCCAATTCTTTATACAGGATGGCCGGGCGCAAGTTGGCAAACAGGTTTAAATCTTTGCGGATGGCCAGCAAACCGCGTTCGGGGCGGAGCGGTCGGTCGAGGTTGTCGTATTGCGGGCAGCCGACGGCACCGAGCAGTACGGCATCGGCTTCGCGGCAGAGTTTTTGAGTGAATTCGGGATAAGGATGGCCG
This portion of the Neisseria canis genome encodes:
- a CDS encoding ABC transporter ATP-binding protein, with translation MENISFRISCLNVEAKGKTILSVEELSLPNDCCTAIIGPNGAGKSTLLKALIRQAGKGNVSLFGADVAPQLKQGKVAWVGQHGQYQMPLTVREYIELGRYPHTFRTNKDREQTQRQADELLDYFDLSGLAEKRIGTLSGGEQQRANIIRALLQNAPILLLDEPCNHLDIRHQHRLMQYLTTHGKHFSTVMVLHDLNLAARYARHIILMNKGKIVSTGSVNEVMQSERLQAVYGWEIHRIQDGQGVYFRI
- the leuB gene encoding 3-isopropylmalate dehydrogenase, yielding MTKQIAILPGDGIGPEITAQAVRVLDKLISDGLDVQYQYAPLGGAAYDEYGHPYPEFTQKLCREADAVLLGAVGCPQYDNLDRPLRPERGLLAIRKDLNLFANLRPAILYKELANASTLKPEVVSGLDILIVRELTGDIYFGEPRGIRTLENGEREGFNTMKYSESEIRRIAKVSFEAAQKRNKKLCSVDKANVLETTELWKEIFTETAKDYPDVALSHMYVDNAAMQLVRAPKQFDVIATGNIFGDILSDQASMLTGSIGMLPSASLNETGKGLYEPSHGSAPDIAGQDKANPLATILSLAMLLRYSLNDEARATQVEAAVQKVLEQGFRTGDIFEEGCKLVSCTEMGNAVLDAL